A window of Rubricoccus marinus contains these coding sequences:
- a CDS encoding Ig-like domain-containing protein yields the protein MIPSYPVGSWRLALVAFLFASLTSEAYAQPTDPLLAEADAAGLNAAEGRALADAVDASFGALTADRTEDARLVPRNRVEGARFGRAVSVDGNRAIIGAAGNASVYIFEFNGRSWVETAILRPSNTETPNGFGVSVSLSGDRALVGALGDDGPSDEMDRSGAAYVFDFDGTSWSETAILRASNAESEDEFGISVSLSGDRAVVGANGEDGPSNGTTEAGAAYVFDFSGGVWAETSILRAAIPVEYSLFGGGTGEGVAVQGDRVLVGAQEGVREGVRVDGAAYVYEFDGVSWAETAILKPSDTGIEDFGWSVSLSDNRALIGTNDDETAYVFDLSSGGWNETATLRASNSEANDGFGFSVSLSGDRALVGAYTEDGPSNGMTYAGAAYTFEFDGTSWLETAVLRASTARTEDFFGGAVSLSGDRGIVGASGVDSQGAFSSGAAYAYSVPFVFRNTPPLAVDDIIETLEDTPVIVSVLDNDTDPDGDVLSVVGIPEQPSNGVAAVRPDGLAVTYAPNPDFFGTDTFNYTVFDGEDQAFGRVEVTVVSRNDAPVAMDDRAATDEDQPVTVAVLANDRDPDGGTTLTVTAVTSPEHGTATVGDDGTVTYTPEADFNGEDSFRYIVDDGDGPVGSVNVRGDASLAESSATVRVTVRPVNDAPRPVDDEAMTDEDQPVTVSVLANDSDPDGDALTVVSLGEPARGAVSTNGTTVTYTPATNFGGTDVFSYTVADAAGATAQATVTVTVREINDAPVFSSEPVTAVREGEPYSYTATAVDVDGDAVAFTAGGLPDWLSLTDNADGTATLAGTPADADVGTAQIRLTVTDGTLSTVQAFALSVTDEENAPVAVADEASTAEDTSVVIDVLANDMDADGDALEITGITDAPQNGTAVVQGDRVVYTPGTDFVGEDAFVYAITDGRFSSAATVRINVGGLNDAPVAVDDRAATDEDQPVTVAVLANDRDPDDGTELTVTAVTSPQHGTAVLNDDGTVTYTPEANFNGEDTFTYTVDDGDGSVGSLSAAARAEDTASVTVAIRSVNDAPLAVDDAVSTGEGAPVTVAVLANDTDIDGDPLEIIAAGGASFGAVAVASGGSSVTYTPNVGFTGQDSFLYTVSDGNGGSAQARVIIAVSDLSPLARNETVTTDEDTALTIDVLANDESRIGGGLVVASVSRPQHGSATIGADGAVLYTPAPDYFGADAFTYVVADVAGATAQASVALTVRPINDAPRAVTVTQPAPGATLVLVGDQSTPVTIVWPTSTDVDGDAVTYRWELSDSDSFSYTPLAIETQETTAETTFGELADILAGVGLEPGGAIELYHRVVTTDGTSSTPGPSSSLTVERRAMTASETGMPTAFALRSAAPNPTGGRFTVSLDMPASSKVDVEFYDTLGRLVLRVEGGVVGAGAGQTVEADLSRLVPGPYIYRVVAQTPEGMEMGSGRATVAR from the coding sequence ATGATCCCTTCCTACCCTGTCGGCTCTTGGCGTCTTGCTCTGGTCGCATTCCTCTTCGCTTCCCTCACATCAGAGGCCTACGCTCAGCCAACTGATCCGCTTCTTGCCGAGGCCGATGCTGCCGGGCTCAATGCTGCTGAAGGTCGCGCGCTCGCTGACGCCGTGGATGCTTCCTTTGGAGCACTGACAGCTGACCGAACGGAAGACGCACGGCTTGTTCCGAGAAATAGGGTGGAAGGAGCCAGGTTTGGCAGGGCGGTGTCGGTTGATGGAAACCGCGCGATTATAGGGGCTGCAGGGAACGCCTCAGTGTACATATTTGAGTTCAACGGAAGGTCGTGGGTTGAAACGGCGATCTTACGCCCCAGCAACACTGAGACCCCTAATGGCTTTGGAGTTTCGGTATCACTCTCCGGTGATCGTGCGCTCGTTGGGGCATTGGGGGATGATGGTCCAAGCGATGAGATGGATCGCTCCGGCGCGGCCTACGTCTTTGACTTCGACGGTACATCGTGGTCTGAGACGGCGATTCTCCGCGCGAGCAACGCCGAGTCGGAGGACGAGTTTGGGATCTCCGTGTCGCTCTCAGGGGACCGCGCAGTCGTCGGGGCGAATGGAGAAGATGGACCATCCAATGGCACGACAGAAGCTGGGGCAGCGTACGTTTTTGATTTTTCAGGAGGTGTGTGGGCCGAGACATCCATTCTGCGCGCCGCCATTCCTGTGGAGTACAGCCTCTTCGGGGGGGGGACAGGGGAGGGTGTGGCTGTTCAAGGTGACCGTGTGCTCGTAGGCGCGCAAGAAGGAGTGAGGGAAGGGGTACGCGTTGACGGGGCTGCCTATGTCTATGAGTTCGACGGTGTGTCATGGGCAGAGACTGCTATCCTTAAACCTAGCGACACCGGTATCGAAGACTTTGGGTGGTCGGTATCGCTATCAGACAATCGGGCGCTCATCGGGACGAACGATGACGAAACGGCGTACGTTTTTGACCTCTCAAGCGGAGGGTGGAACGAAACGGCCACCCTGCGCGCGAGCAACAGCGAGGCGAACGACGGATTCGGATTTTCTGTGTCACTCTCGGGTGATCGCGCGCTCGTCGGGGCGTATACGGAAGACGGCCCCAGCAATGGCATGACTTACGCTGGTGCTGCGTACACCTTCGAGTTCGACGGCACATCTTGGTTAGAAACGGCAGTGCTCCGTGCGAGCACCGCGAGGACTGAGGACTTCTTCGGAGGAGCCGTCTCTCTCTCGGGTGACCGTGGAATCGTCGGGGCGTCAGGCGTAGACAGTCAAGGCGCGTTCTCTTCCGGTGCGGCTTACGCGTACAGCGTTCCATTTGTGTTCCGCAACACTCCCCCATTGGCTGTCGATGACATCATCGAAACGCTGGAAGACACTCCAGTGATCGTCTCCGTTTTGGACAACGACACAGATCCCGACGGGGACGTGCTGTCGGTCGTCGGCATCCCGGAGCAGCCGTCCAACGGCGTCGCTGCTGTCCGCCCGGACGGTCTCGCCGTCACGTACGCTCCAAACCCAGACTTTTTCGGTACGGACACGTTCAACTACACGGTTTTCGACGGGGAGGACCAAGCGTTTGGCCGTGTTGAAGTCACTGTTGTCAGTCGCAACGACGCACCCGTGGCTATGGACGACCGGGCCGCGACCGACGAGGACCAGCCCGTCACCGTCGCCGTGCTCGCCAACGACCGCGACCCCGACGGCGGGACCACGCTGACGGTCACTGCCGTGACGAGCCCGGAGCACGGGACGGCCACCGTGGGCGACGATGGCACCGTGACGTACACGCCCGAGGCGGACTTCAACGGGGAGGACTCATTCCGATACATCGTGGACGATGGTGATGGGCCCGTGGGATCCGTTAACGTTCGAGGTGACGCCTCTCTAGCAGAGTCCTCCGCTACCGTCCGCGTCACTGTCCGGCCTGTCAATGACGCGCCGCGGCCGGTAGACGATGAGGCTATGACGGATGAAGATCAGCCCGTCACGGTCTCGGTCCTAGCCAACGACTCCGACCCCGACGGCGACGCCCTCACGGTCGTCTCCCTCGGAGAGCCCGCCCGCGGCGCCGTCTCTACCAACGGAACGACTGTCACCTACACCCCGGCCACCAACTTCGGCGGCACCGACGTGTTCTCGTATACCGTCGCCGACGCCGCGGGGGCTACGGCCCAGGCCACCGTCACCGTTACAGTCCGGGAGATCAACGATGCCCCGGTCTTCTCCTCCGAGCCCGTGACGGCCGTCCGCGAAGGTGAGCCCTACTCCTACACTGCCACCGCAGTGGACGTGGACGGCGACGCGGTCGCGTTTACCGCTGGCGGGCTTCCCGACTGGCTCTCACTCACCGATAACGCTGACGGGACGGCCACGCTAGCTGGCACCCCCGCCGACGCCGATGTGGGCACGGCTCAGATCCGCTTGACGGTAACCGACGGCACGCTCAGCACCGTGCAGGCGTTTGCGCTCTCCGTCACCGACGAAGAGAACGCCCCCGTCGCCGTCGCCGACGAGGCTAGTACAGCAGAAGACACGTCTGTTGTAATCGACGTGCTCGCCAATGACATGGACGCCGACGGCGACGCTCTTGAAATCACGGGGATCACAGATGCCCCTCAGAACGGGACAGCCGTGGTTCAGGGCGACAGGGTGGTATACACGCCAGGGACAGACTTCGTGGGTGAGGACGCCTTCGTCTACGCTATCACTGACGGCCGCTTCTCGAGTGCAGCGACTGTGAGGATCAACGTCGGTGGCCTTAACGACGCGCCTGTGGCCGTGGACGACCGGGCCGCGACCGACGAGGACCAGCCCGTCACCGTCGCCGTGCTCGCCAACGACCGCGACCCCGACGATGGGACAGAACTCACCGTCACCGCCGTCACGAGCCCACAGCACGGCACGGCTGTCCTCAACGACGATGGGACGGTCACATACACGCCAGAGGCGAACTTCAACGGAGAGGACACCTTCACCTACACCGTGGATGATGGGGACGGCTCCGTCGGCTCCCTGAGTGCAGCCGCTCGCGCTGAGGACACGGCGTCTGTGACCGTTGCCATTCGCTCAGTCAACGACGCGCCTCTGGCGGTAGACGACGCGGTCTCGACCGGAGAGGGCGCCCCCGTCACCGTCGCCGTCCTTGCAAACGACACCGACATCGACGGAGACCCCCTCGAAATCATCGCGGCAGGTGGTGCGAGCTTTGGCGCCGTCGCCGTGGCCTCTGGGGGTTCGTCTGTGACCTACACACCCAACGTGGGGTTCACCGGGCAGGACTCCTTCCTCTACACCGTGTCCGATGGCAACGGCGGCTCTGCGCAGGCCCGAGTCATCATAGCCGTCTCCGACCTCTCGCCGCTAGCACGGAACGAGACCGTAACGACCGACGAGGACACTGCCCTCACCATCGACGTGCTCGCCAACGACGAGAGCCGCATCGGGGGAGGCCTCGTCGTCGCGTCCGTCTCACGTCCGCAGCACGGGTCCGCTACCATTGGTGCGGACGGCGCCGTGCTCTACACACCGGCCCCGGACTACTTCGGAGCGGACGCCTTCACATACGTCGTCGCTGACGTAGCAGGCGCCACGGCACAGGCCTCCGTCGCTCTGACCGTCCGCCCCATCAACGACGCCCCGCGCGCCGTGACGGTCACGCAGCCTGCGCCGGGCGCGACGCTCGTGTTGGTCGGGGATCAGTCCACACCCGTCACGATCGTGTGGCCGACCTCCACCGATGTTGACGGCGATGCGGTGACCTACCGGTGGGAGCTCTCGGACTCGGACTCGTTCTCGTACACCCCGCTCGCGATTGAGACTCAAGAGACGACGGCGGAGACGACCTTCGGGGAGCTCGCGGACATCCTCGCGGGGGTGGGCCTGGAGCCAGGGGGCGCTATAGAGCTCTATCACCGCGTGGTGACCACTGACGGGACATCGTCCACACCAGGCCCTTCTTCTTCTCTGACGGTGGAGCGGCGCGCCATGACGGCGAGCGAGACCGGGATGCCGACTGCGTTCGCGCTTCGGAGTGCTGCCCCGAACCCGACGGGAGGACGGTTCACCGTCTCTCTCGACATGCCGGCGTCGTCGAAGGTGGACGTGGAGTTCTACGACACGCTGGGACGGCTCGTGCTGAGAGTGGAGGGCGGGGTGGTCGGCGCCGGCGCAGGGCAGACGGTGGAGGCAGACCTCTCCCGACTCGTCCCGGGCCCGTACATCTACCGCGTGGTGGCGCAGACGCCTGAAGGCATGGAGATGGGATCGGGTCGAGCAACGGTGGCCCGCTAG
- a CDS encoding helix-turn-helix domain-containing protein, whose translation MDSIVVTSEAKLRHLIDAAVDAAVSRTAPRLTQAAENRPGKGWLTNREAQDYLGLSKATLARYRSEGMLPYSKIGASVYYRLADVEGLLEASRV comes from the coding sequence ATGGATTCAATCGTCGTCACGTCCGAGGCCAAGCTCCGGCATCTCATAGATGCCGCCGTAGATGCCGCCGTCTCGCGCACGGCGCCACGCCTCACGCAAGCGGCGGAGAACAGGCCCGGTAAGGGCTGGCTCACGAACCGCGAGGCTCAGGACTACCTCGGCTTGAGCAAGGCCACGCTCGCGCGGTACCGCTCCGAGGGGATGCTCCCTTACTCGAAGATCGGGGCGAGCGTCTACTACCGACTGGCTGACGTGGAGGGGCTTCTCGAAGCCTCTCGCGTGTAG
- a CDS encoding site-specific integrase: MATITPLLRLPKARPDGHAPLWLRFSDTQRTVYLSLGVYLHPRFWNDRKREVRKGHPHAERINGLITKRLAEAEDERLRLMVEREPVTLDALRNALAPERVTAEEPVCFLAYVERFLEGVGKGGNVRRVRRESVVVGKLREFAAPDGAALPFERITPELLRDFEAHLVGVKGNKASTVHANVGIIKIHYRRAIKEGLVARDSDPFFSYSPGRAQRPERPKLTEKQLRALEGLDLGARGPGASVDSRTRDAFLFSLYAAGVRFGDLANLRVGDVTADPDMPGAVRLSYRMSKTKKRVAVRLIPQAAAIALAYMTDARGEPKPADAFLFGMLDGYDLTTGEGRLAAVSSQNALANKSLKRLAKQAATEDTPMPDKLSFHIARHSFADLARKAGWDVYAISKALGHSGLNVTEHYLAGFDAATLDAQMGRLFSPSSEAVGNE, encoded by the coding sequence GTGGCGACCATCACCCCCCTCCTCCGACTGCCCAAAGCGCGCCCCGATGGACACGCGCCGCTGTGGCTCCGGTTCTCCGACACCCAGCGGACGGTCTATCTCTCGCTCGGAGTTTACCTCCACCCTCGCTTCTGGAACGACCGCAAACGCGAGGTCCGCAAGGGGCACCCGCACGCGGAGCGGATCAACGGCCTCATCACGAAGCGGCTGGCAGAGGCCGAGGACGAGCGGCTACGCCTCATGGTGGAGCGCGAGCCTGTCACGCTCGACGCGCTCCGCAACGCGCTGGCGCCGGAGCGGGTGACGGCTGAGGAGCCGGTGTGCTTCCTCGCCTACGTGGAGCGGTTTCTAGAGGGCGTGGGCAAGGGAGGCAACGTGCGCCGGGTCCGTCGCGAGTCCGTCGTCGTCGGCAAGCTCAGGGAGTTCGCGGCACCGGACGGCGCGGCGCTCCCCTTCGAGCGCATCACGCCGGAGTTGCTTCGGGACTTCGAGGCGCACCTCGTCGGCGTGAAGGGAAACAAGGCGTCTACTGTCCACGCCAACGTGGGCATCATCAAGATCCACTACCGGCGGGCGATCAAGGAGGGCCTTGTTGCTCGCGACTCGGACCCGTTCTTCTCCTACTCCCCCGGCCGGGCGCAACGACCTGAGAGACCCAAGCTGACCGAGAAGCAACTCCGCGCGCTGGAAGGGCTCGACCTCGGCGCCAGAGGCCCTGGCGCGAGCGTGGACTCCCGCACGCGCGACGCCTTCCTCTTCTCGCTCTACGCCGCTGGCGTGCGGTTCGGGGACCTCGCCAACCTCCGCGTTGGGGACGTGACCGCGGACCCGGATATGCCGGGGGCCGTGCGCCTCTCCTACCGGATGAGCAAGACCAAGAAGCGCGTCGCAGTCCGTCTCATTCCCCAAGCCGCTGCTATCGCGCTGGCGTACATGACCGACGCCAGAGGCGAGCCGAAGCCCGCCGACGCCTTCCTCTTTGGGATGCTCGACGGCTACGACCTCACGACTGGCGAAGGAAGGCTCGCGGCAGTTTCCAGTCAGAACGCGCTCGCCAACAAGTCGCTCAAGAGGCTGGCGAAGCAAGCCGCGACCGAGGACACTCCGATGCCGGATAAGCTCTCGTTCCACATCGCGCGGCACTCGTTCGCGGACCTCGCGCGGAAGGCCGGGTGGGACGTATACGCGATCTCGAAGGCGCTCGGTCACTCGGGGCTCAACGTCACCGAGCATTACCTCGCGGGGTTCGACGCTGCGACGCTCGACGCGCAGATGGGTAGACTGTTTTCTCCGAGTTCAGAGGCCGTAGGCAATGAGTGA
- a CDS encoding response regulator transcription factor encodes MLRIALAEDHPDLRSGLVEKLSFFPNVEVVVAAENGAELVAALGLLREPPDVVLMDLEMPEMDGVRATAELARRWPEVAVVMLTVFDDDARVLDALDAGATGYLVKETPIEAIVGAVHDAARGRTPLASEVAGAVVRHLRDARAQTRQREADAHALGLTTREREVLVLLARGYTDDGTAHELGISVHTVRSYTKTLFRKLDVHSRAEAARRAAEVGLV; translated from the coding sequence ATGCTCCGCATCGCCCTCGCTGAAGACCACCCCGACCTGCGCTCCGGCCTTGTCGAGAAGCTGTCCTTCTTCCCCAATGTGGAGGTCGTCGTCGCGGCGGAGAATGGGGCGGAGCTTGTGGCCGCGCTTGGCCTCTTGCGCGAACCGCCTGACGTGGTACTCATGGATCTCGAGATGCCCGAGATGGACGGCGTGAGGGCCACGGCCGAGCTTGCCCGCCGGTGGCCCGAGGTGGCCGTTGTCATGCTGACCGTCTTCGATGATGACGCGCGCGTGCTGGACGCGCTCGACGCCGGGGCAACGGGCTACCTGGTCAAGGAGACGCCCATCGAGGCGATCGTCGGCGCCGTGCACGACGCCGCCAGAGGCCGCACGCCTCTAGCCAGCGAGGTCGCTGGGGCCGTCGTCCGCCACCTCCGCGACGCCCGCGCCCAAACACGCCAGCGGGAGGCCGATGCTCACGCCCTCGGCCTGACGACACGGGAGCGCGAGGTCCTGGTCCTCCTCGCCAGAGGCTATACCGACGACGGCACCGCACACGAACTCGGCATCAGCGTCCACACGGTGCGCTCGTACACCAAAACGCTGTTTCGCAAGCTGGATGTCCACAGCCGCGCCGAGGCCGCGCGACGGGCCGCCGAAGTGGGCTTGGTCTAA